A window of Hydrogenimonas thermophila genomic DNA:
TGCTGCTGACTATGATGTTCTTCTTGATGGAGGAGTTGCATTACGAGGATCATTCCTAATCGATACAGATGGAACTATTCGACATGCAGTAATCAATGATCTTCCTCTTGGACGTAACATTGATGAAATGCTTCGAATGATTGATGCTATGCACTTTACAAATGAGTATGGTGAAGTATGTCCTGCAGGATGGAATAAAGGACAAGAAGGAATGAAAGCTGATCCAAAAGGTGTTGCTGAGTACTTAGCTAAGCACGCTGAAGAGCTGTAAGTTTAATATATACTGATCGGTAGGATGACTGCCGATCATCCTCTAATAATAGAATAAATCTTCTCTTTAATCTGCTCCGGTAGAAGTCCAAGTGACTCTTCAACTTTTTTAGTATTTCCATGAGTAATAAATTTATCTTCATACTCAAATGAATAGATAGTTATATTATTAAGCTTATTAAACATAATTGCTTCAGATATTGCAGATGCTACACCTCCCATTTTTGCTCCATCACTAAATACAAACCATTTTTCAAATCTATTTGCTGCATCTGCCAATATCTCAATATCCAATGGTTTAACAAACCTTAAATCCAATACAGCCGCTTCAATACCATTATCTTTGAGCATATCTGCAACAGCAACTGCACGCCCAACACCGTTTCCGTAACCAATAAGAAGAATTTCACCATCTCTTTGCAGATACTCAGCCCTGCCTACTTCAAATGGAGTTGCCAGATACCTTCCATTTTCAAGAAGCATAGAACCTCTTGGATATCTAAATGCACAAGGCGTAGGAAACTCTGCTGCAAATTCGACTGCTAATTCAAGAGTTGCATTATCTCTAGGAGCAAAAATTGTCATATTTGGAATTGCACGCAAATAGCTTATATCAAATGCTCCCTGATGTGTTTCACCATCTTCTCCTACAATTCCAGCTCGATCAATTGCAAAAGCAACCGGCAGATTCATTAAAGCAATATCATGAATAACTTGATCATACCCTCTTTGCAAAAAAGTAGAATAGATTGCTACAAATGGTTTAAACCCCTCTTTTGCCAATGAACCCATAGATGTTACAGCATGCTGTTCAGCAATACCTACGTCCCAAAATCTTTCTGGAAACTTCTCCATCAGCTGCTTCATACCAGTACCACTTGGCATTGCCGCAGTTACACCTACAATTTTCTCATTTTTACAGGCAAGTTCGCAAAGCTTGTCGCTAAAAACTTGTGTTGCACTAACTTTACTACTCTTTTTTAAACTTTTACCACTCTCTTTATCAAAAGGTCCTACACCATGCCAATGCTCATAATATCCTTCAGCAATTTTGTAACCTTTTCCTTTTGTAGTCTGAGCATGGACAATTACCGGTTTTTTCATCCTTTTTGCAGTTTGAAATGTTTCTATTAACTGTTGTATGTTATGGCCATCTACTGGTCCAATATACTCAAGACCCATCTCTTCAAAAAGGATTCCTG
This region includes:
- the dxs gene encoding 1-deoxy-D-xylulose-5-phosphate synthase, translated to MKPVKNMNISELEECAKNIRERILDTVSRHGGHLSSTLGAVDLIVAMHYVFDVEKDPFIFDVSHQAYAHKLLTDRWEKFSSLRQFGGISGYTKPSESPYDYYVAGHSSTSVSLAVGAAKAIKLRREENERIPVVMIGDGAMSAGMVYEALNELGDRKYPAVIILNDNEMSIAKPIGAISRILSQAMASPFYQRFKERTEKMLEHLPDSAMYMAKRMEEGIRMITPGILFEEMGLEYIGPVDGHNIQQLIETFQTAKRMKKPVIVHAQTTKGKGYKIAEGYYEHWHGVGPFDKESGKSLKKSSKVSATQVFSDKLCELACKNEKIVGVTAAMPSGTGMKQLMEKFPERFWDVGIAEQHAVTSMGSLAKEGFKPFVAIYSTFLQRGYDQVIHDIALMNLPVAFAIDRAGIVGEDGETHQGAFDISYLRAIPNMTIFAPRDNATLELAVEFAAEFPTPCAFRYPRGSMLLENGRYLATPFEVGRAEYLQRDGEILLIGYGNGVGRAVAVADMLKDNGIEAAVLDLRFVKPLDIEILADAANRFEKWFVFSDGAKMGGVASAISEAIMFNKLNNITIYSFEYEDKFITHGNTKKVEESLGLLPEQIKEKIYSIIRG